A portion of the Bifidobacterium lemurum genome contains these proteins:
- a CDS encoding class C sortase has translation MLFFGRKDRGSTHRSVEGGAPGVDAMPDESPVTETVAPVRSADSVPSVVPVEPVVPVEPVAPVEAEEREAELSDFDESVEDAAESVGADGADGPLVNLAVVLGRKAAEARAAELAARRAAAEGDSADADAASDAVDSGSVGVGFVGVGSVGGAAAAGNPVNPARPVKDPVNPARPVKPLSARARRRLPAAVAALPHAPLVWSWSDYEAVCAEDRRRAGRAQKRSAAWLAIALILISTSLFIGLRPFALQAYNTLDSAYGARAFDEEVAQWPSEEQKAALEAAEAYNAELAASPQTELGEGSDPFGDDPDMSRSQSDDRYQSLLSLNGSGAMATIEIPSISVYLTIAHGTSDDVLTNRAGHLYGTSLPVGGESTNSVIAAHRGLPDKLMFTRVDELRSGDVMYVHVLGETLGYKVFDVQITDPDDTTYLTVEPGRDLLTLFTCTPYGVNTQRLIIRAERAVIPDMIPDSSDAPGDPVLVGLLVFFMLVVPALVVLRVWRWFRERHLRPYPHPHHAAELWFGTRRPSAKGRMAGRGKP, from the coding sequence ATGCTGTTCTTCGGTCGAAAAGACCGCGGCTCCACGCACCGTTCCGTTGAGGGCGGTGCGCCGGGCGTAGATGCCATGCCGGATGAGTCCCCCGTCACGGAGACCGTTGCTCCGGTTCGTTCCGCTGATTCCGTGCCGTCCGTCGTGCCTGTGGAGCCCGTCGTGCCTGTGGAGCCCGTCGCCCCCGTCGAGGCTGAGGAGCGGGAGGCGGAGCTTTCGGATTTTGATGAGTCGGTCGAGGATGCCGCCGAATCCGTTGGGGCCGATGGGGCTGATGGGCCGTTGGTGAATTTGGCGGTGGTGTTGGGCAGGAAGGCGGCCGAGGCGCGGGCTGCGGAGTTGGCCGCGAGGCGGGCCGCCGCCGAGGGTGATTCCGCCGACGCCGACGCTGCCTCTGATGCCGTCGATTCCGGTTCCGTCGGCGTTGGTTTCGTCGGCGTTGGTTCCGTTGGGGGCGCCGCTGCCGCCGGGAATCCCGTCAACCCCGCGAGGCCCGTCAAGGATCCCGTCAACCCCGCGAGGCCCGTGAAACCTCTTTCCGCGCGTGCCCGCCGCCGTCTTCCCGCCGCTGTCGCCGCGCTGCCGCACGCCCCTCTGGTATGGTCCTGGTCCGACTATGAGGCCGTCTGCGCCGAAGACCGTCGCCGCGCCGGCCGCGCGCAAAAACGCAGCGCCGCGTGGCTTGCGATCGCTTTGATTCTGATTTCCACCTCCCTGTTCATCGGCCTGCGCCCCTTTGCCCTTCAGGCCTATAACACCTTGGATTCCGCCTATGGCGCCCGCGCTTTCGACGAGGAGGTGGCGCAGTGGCCTTCCGAGGAGCAGAAGGCCGCGCTTGAGGCCGCGGAGGCGTATAACGCCGAGTTGGCCGCCTCTCCGCAGACCGAGTTGGGCGAGGGCTCGGACCCCTTCGGCGACGATCCCGATATGAGCCGCTCCCAAAGCGACGATCGGTACCAAAGCCTTCTGTCCCTCAATGGCTCCGGCGCGATGGCCACGATTGAGATTCCGAGCATCTCCGTCTATCTCACAATCGCCCATGGCACGTCGGATGATGTGTTGACCAACCGCGCAGGCCACCTCTACGGCACGAGCCTGCCTGTGGGCGGCGAGTCCACGAATTCGGTGATCGCCGCGCACCGTGGTCTGCCGGATAAGCTGATGTTCACGCGTGTGGATGAGTTGCGTTCGGGCGATGTGATGTATGTCCACGTGTTGGGTGAGACGTTGGGTTATAAGGTTTTCGACGTGCAGATCACGGATCCGGATGATACGACGTATCTGACGGTGGAACCGGGTCGGGATCTGCTCACGCTGTTCACGTGCACGCCGTATGGGGTGAATACGCAGCGTCTGATCATCCGTGCGGAGCGTGCGGTGATTCCGGATATGATTCCGGACTCGTCTGATGCGCCGGGTGATCCGGTATTGGTCGGATTGTTGGTGTTTTTCATGCTGGTGGTGCCCGCGTTGGTTGTTCTGCGTGTGTGGCGATGGTTCCGTGAGCGGCATTTGCGCCCGTATCCGCATCCGCATCATGCGGCCGAGCTGTGGTTCGGCACCCGTCGGCCCTCCGCTAAGGGGAGGATGGCAGGTCGGGGGAAGCCTTGA
- a CDS encoding LPXTG cell wall anchor domain-containing protein, whose product MKANALKRVAGALSAAAVLVAGMALGTSTANALDAPTNEAYIQVNNLTEANASSSTLKLFRLGTYTNIAHTGANLTSVEVLTDADVQAALRAAIRAADSSAYEANIEGSDGKPKTYYTNPLAFIAANMQSTGFADTLRKIANDLGTGTNKVTSGTKYGSYAIQDDDWQTDKAVNLYANNAKLTKNGGFEFTAGVYLIVSDKQAGSPLEDVNVPMIVSSTIYQDAEMITTFDNQTLGQVDMKTKDGEDPDKPIDPVEPGKPSVTMQKKAETLWSTSTKSLVRYTVKSTIPSNWSQGDARHSMDIYDAPRNGVTVYTDLETAKTAIGNLGLTVEGTTIKHGNNEVGTAQALKLSVDGTDVTPLTVDYYRKADTAGGESTKLETPTDDDAIKAFVGAEPYTTGTTIINATMASGVTVNNAIRSNETYFHLHTDDVMGLNATATGGDVIELSYLAIVDLNNGGNDYGFKFDNKEATDGKDPEQQSKPIDYTVHNIDNNYARLAGGEVFKLYKTTYNKTSKQYEKGGQIGELSGSAVDATKGDVVFAGLGAGYYIVEQSTASTGYMQTNNVKYTIKISGSGTTAAGVLTVAVPTSAELTTAVGSANVSAFLNNPNGLFFVSSDGSHGLTTGHHYVMNVKNILQLPKTGGAGIALSVIVALVLGGFGLVSYRRSRKSAGSVIA is encoded by the coding sequence ATGAAAGCGAATGCTTTGAAGCGTGTGGCGGGCGCGTTGTCCGCCGCCGCCGTGCTGGTCGCCGGTATGGCGCTCGGCACCAGCACCGCCAATGCGTTGGATGCGCCGACCAATGAGGCGTATATTCAAGTGAACAACCTCACTGAGGCTAACGCCAGCAGTTCGACTCTGAAGTTGTTCAGGCTCGGCACCTACACGAACATCGCTCATACCGGTGCGAATCTCACTAGTGTCGAAGTCTTGACTGATGCTGATGTGCAGGCTGCTCTTCGCGCGGCGATCAGGGCTGCCGATTCGAGCGCCTACGAGGCCAACATCGAGGGTTCCGACGGCAAGCCGAAGACGTATTACACCAATCCGTTGGCGTTCATCGCCGCGAACATGCAAAGCACCGGGTTTGCCGACACACTGCGCAAGATTGCCAATGATCTCGGTACCGGTACGAACAAGGTGACAAGCGGAACGAAGTATGGTTCTTATGCCATCCAAGACGATGACTGGCAGACCGATAAGGCTGTGAATCTGTATGCAAACAACGCCAAGCTCACCAAGAATGGTGGTTTCGAGTTCACCGCTGGTGTTTATTTGATTGTTTCCGATAAGCAGGCTGGCTCCCCTTTGGAGGATGTCAATGTCCCGATGATTGTGTCGTCCACTATCTATCAGGACGCTGAGATGATCACCACGTTCGACAACCAGACGCTGGGCCAGGTCGATATGAAGACCAAAGACGGTGAAGATCCGGACAAGCCGATTGATCCGGTCGAGCCGGGTAAGCCCTCGGTCACGATGCAGAAGAAGGCTGAGACCCTGTGGTCGACCTCCACCAAGAGCTTGGTCCGTTACACCGTGAAGTCCACAATCCCTTCGAACTGGTCGCAAGGTGATGCCCGTCACAGTATGGATATCTACGATGCCCCGCGTAATGGCGTGACCGTCTACACCGATCTCGAGACAGCAAAGACTGCCATCGGCAACTTGGGCTTGACTGTCGAGGGCACAACCATCAAGCATGGCAACAACGAGGTTGGTACCGCCCAAGCCCTGAAGCTTTCGGTAGACGGTACTGACGTGACGCCGTTGACGGTGGATTATTACCGGAAGGCGGACACCGCTGGTGGCGAGTCCACAAAGCTTGAGACCCCTACCGACGATGACGCCATCAAGGCGTTTGTGGGTGCTGAACCGTATACCACCGGCACCACTATCATCAATGCCACCATGGCTTCCGGCGTCACAGTGAACAACGCCATCAGGAGTAACGAAACCTACTTCCACCTGCACACGGATGACGTGATGGGCCTGAACGCCACCGCCACCGGTGGCGACGTGATCGAGCTGAGCTATCTAGCCATCGTCGACCTAAACAACGGTGGCAACGACTACGGTTTCAAGTTCGACAACAAGGAAGCCACGGACGGTAAGGATCCGGAACAGCAGAGCAAGCCCATCGACTACACGGTGCACAATATCGACAACAACTACGCCCGTCTCGCCGGCGGTGAAGTGTTCAAGCTGTACAAGACCACTTACAACAAGACTTCCAAGCAGTACGAGAAGGGCGGGCAGATTGGCGAGCTCTCCGGTAGCGCGGTAGATGCCACGAAGGGTGATGTCGTGTTCGCGGGGCTGGGCGCAGGCTACTACATCGTCGAGCAGTCCACCGCTTCCACCGGCTACATGCAGACGAACAACGTGAAATACACCATTAAGATCTCTGGCTCTGGTACGACCGCTGCTGGTGTCCTGACGGTCGCCGTCCCTACCAGCGCTGAACTGACGACTGCGGTCGGCTCTGCTAACGTGTCGGCCTTCCTCAACAACCCCAACGGCCTGTTCTTCGTTAGCAGCGACGGCTCTCACGGTCTCACGACCGGCCATCATTACGTGATGAACGTCAAGAACATCTTGCAGCTCCCGAAGACCGGTGGCGCGGGCATCGCGCTGAGCGTGATCGTGGCTCTGGTGCTGGGCGGCTTCGGCTTGGTGTCCTACCGTCGCTCCCGCAAGTCCGCGGGTTCGGTTATCGCCTGA
- a CDS encoding HTH domain-containing protein: MARVPFSREERAYLITLPAVADVSEYRIQYSTRFRNEFLRRYRNGESAVRLFREAGLDPKIIGRKRIERCTNRWMALPIEELDDDGQDDDQDSGVSLAPLEGDESNIALTRSLTLMQSRRITELEIRIVSLERKLARLTGDEQDDDSEAGPSPASGGSGTSVSVAATRAGRIRQFSHSMGRR, translated from the coding sequence ATGGCACGTGTGCCTTTCTCTCGTGAAGAGCGTGCGTATCTGATCACGTTGCCTGCGGTGGCGGACGTCAGCGAATATCGGATCCAGTATTCGACGCGGTTTCGCAACGAATTCCTACGCCGATACCGCAACGGCGAATCGGCGGTGCGCTTGTTTCGCGAAGCCGGGTTGGATCCGAAGATCATCGGCCGCAAACGCATCGAACGATGCACGAACCGGTGGATGGCTCTCCCGATCGAGGAACTGGATGACGACGGTCAGGACGACGACCAGGATTCGGGTGTGTCCTTGGCACCCCTCGAAGGCGACGAATCGAATATCGCGCTCACGCGGTCCCTCACATTGATGCAGTCGCGCCGCATCACCGAACTTGAAATCCGCATAGTCTCGCTGGAGCGTAAGCTCGCCCGCCTGACCGGCGACGAACAGGATGACGATTCCGAGGCGGGGCCATCCCCGGCCTCCGGTGGATCCGGCACGTCGGTTTCCGTCGCCGCCACCCGTGCCGGGCGCATCCGCCAGTTCTCCCACAGCATGGGGCGTCGCTGA
- a CDS encoding rhomboid family intramembrane serine protease yields the protein MTRFSMFPQSPVPSLNKKAIAYEWKNGGPVITWVIIAICVAVWLVEVLTRLLVPQVFSALVSAGMVMPATMVLRPWTWLTSMFLHAPSMLHILFNMLALYSVGPILERMMGHWRFLALYLISGFGGSVGLLVWARLTGDWFTAAYGASGALFGLFAALLVVYRRIGVDIRSMLIWMGINFLLPLVVGNIAWQAHVGGFVVGGALTWLLVSGVPALRRRSFTQRMWIYSTAVVVLLLIVVVVCTPYLWM from the coding sequence ATGACACGATTCAGCATGTTTCCCCAGTCCCCGGTGCCCAGTCTGAACAAGAAGGCCATCGCCTACGAATGGAAGAACGGCGGGCCCGTGATCACGTGGGTGATCATCGCCATCTGCGTGGCCGTGTGGCTGGTTGAGGTGCTGACGCGTCTGCTCGTGCCGCAAGTCTTCTCCGCGCTGGTCTCCGCCGGTATGGTGATGCCCGCCACGATGGTGCTCCGCCCGTGGACGTGGCTCACGTCGATGTTCCTGCACGCGCCCAGCATGCTGCATATTCTGTTCAACATGCTGGCCCTGTATTCCGTGGGTCCGATTCTGGAGCGCATGATGGGCCACTGGCGTTTTCTCGCGCTGTACCTGATTTCCGGCTTCGGCGGCAGCGTCGGCCTGCTCGTGTGGGCGAGGCTGACCGGCGACTGGTTCACCGCTGCCTATGGCGCGTCCGGCGCGCTGTTCGGCCTGTTCGCCGCGCTGCTGGTGGTGTATCGCCGCATCGGCGTGGATATTCGGTCGATGCTGATTTGGATGGGCATCAACTTCCTGCTGCCGCTGGTGGTTGGCAATATCGCTTGGCAGGCGCATGTGGGCGGATTCGTGGTGGGCGGCGCGCTCACCTGGCTGCTGGTGTCCGGTGTGCCCGCGTTGCGCCGGCGTTCGTTCACCCAGCGCATGTGGATCTACAGCACGGCCGTGGTGGTGTTGTTGCTGATCGTGGTCGTGGTCTGCACGCCGTATCTGTGGATGTGA